In Amblyraja radiata isolate CabotCenter1 chromosome 10, sAmbRad1.1.pri, whole genome shotgun sequence, one DNA window encodes the following:
- the ccdc18 gene encoding coiled-coil domain-containing protein 18 isoform X1 has translation MKTEVEAKDLQIVEYEQILKSKEHCILKQQQEVLGEGQQVRLAREQMQRCHLELRETQQRLMQVQREADRLALELDESIQLSHEKEACAAHIAEDLAAAQARESQLEIKTQAEIKKLKELVAHLKNAHEKEIIVLKESRPQLLASEENSTTHISYEQVLQLKQQLDKSQKTTQHLESELHTQREVISAAKEALIIKESEVARLQVKISGFERALGKQQLPSPMLQSQREPENRKDSTMQARSFYPLATNMNRLFSVGEMYGTDIGSALNSLNCSNRIRELLEQSFNPRNISVQDKRDASCPTQPEGAALFSSSPKAETEEDLEFGNLASNSDLESLSGMFNHLSAMERNNIAEDAPVDMSPRLSSEQIKSRVEECSAGRCRMPNEQE, from the exons ATGAAAACTGAAGTAGAAGCAAAAGATTTACAGATTGTGGAATATGAACAG ATTCTGAAAAGTAAGGAGCATTGCATTTTAAAACAACAGCAGGAGGTATTGGGTGAAGGTCAACAAGTGCGCCTAGCTCGTGAGCAAATGCAGCGCTGTCATTTGGAACTGAGGGAGACTCAGCAACGGCTGATGCAGGTGCAAAGAGAAGCAGACCGTTtagctcttgagctggatgaaaGTATTCAACTATCTCATGAAAAG GAAGCATGTGCTGCTCACATTGCAGAAGATTTGGCTGCTGCTCAAGCTCGAGAAAGTCAATTGGAGATCAAGACGCAAGCAGAGATAAAGAAGCTGAAAGAATTGGTGGCACATTTAAAGAATGCTCATGAGAAAGAG ATCATAGTGCTTAAAGAAAGCAGACCGCAACTATTAGCATCTGAGGAGAACTCCACTACCCATATATCCTATGAACAGGTGCTACAATTGAAGCAGCAGCTCGACAAAAGCCAGAAAACTACCCAACATCTTGAGTCAGAACTCCACACTCAAAGGGAGGTGATAAGTGCTGCGAAAGAAGCTCTTATAATTAAG GAATCTGAAGTAGCAAGGCTGCAAGTCAAAATTTCTGGATTTGAAAGGGCGCTGGGAAAGCAGCAGCTGCCTTCTCCCATGTTGCAATCTCAACGTGAACCTGAGAATAGAAAAGACTCCACGATGCAAGCTCGGAGCTTCTACCCTCTTGCCACAAATATGAACAGGTTGTTCAGCGTTGGTGAGATGTACGGGACTGATATTGGTTCAGCATTAAATTCTCTGAATTGCTCGAATAGGATTCGAGAATTACTTGAACAATCTTTTAACCCCAGAAACATCAGCGTACAGGATAAGAGGGATGCTTCCTGTCCAACGCAACCAGAGGGTGCCGCATTATTCTCCAGCTCCCCTAAAGCAGAAACTGAAGAGGATTTGGAATTCGGTAACCTGGCTAGCAATAGTGACTTGGAAAGTTTAAGTGGAATGTTCAATCATTTAAGTGCCATGGAGCGAAATAATATTGCGGAGGACGCCCCAGTTGACATGTCACCAAGATTGTCTAGTGAACAGATTAAATCAAGAGTAGAAGAATGTTCAGCAGGAAGGTGCAGAATGCCAAACGAG CAAGAATGA
- the ccdc18 gene encoding coiled-coil domain-containing protein 18 isoform X2, with translation MKTEVEAKDLQIVEYEQILKSKEHCILKQQQEVLGEGQQVRLAREQMQRCHLELRETQQRLMQVQREADRLALELDESIQLSHEKEACAAHIAEDLAAAQARESQLEIKTQAEIKKLKELVAHLKNAHEKEIIVLKESRPQLLASEENSTTHISYEQVLQLKQQLDKSQKTTQHLESELHTQREVISAAKEALIIKESEVARLQVKISGFERALGKQQLPSPMLQSQREPENRKDSTMQARSFYPLATNMNRLFSVGEINISVQDKRDASCPTQPEGAALFSSSPKAETEEDLEFGNLASNSDLESLSGMFNHLSAMERNNIAEDAPVDMSPRLSSEQIKSRVEECSAGRCRMPNEQE, from the exons ATGAAAACTGAAGTAGAAGCAAAAGATTTACAGATTGTGGAATATGAACAG ATTCTGAAAAGTAAGGAGCATTGCATTTTAAAACAACAGCAGGAGGTATTGGGTGAAGGTCAACAAGTGCGCCTAGCTCGTGAGCAAATGCAGCGCTGTCATTTGGAACTGAGGGAGACTCAGCAACGGCTGATGCAGGTGCAAAGAGAAGCAGACCGTTtagctcttgagctggatgaaaGTATTCAACTATCTCATGAAAAG GAAGCATGTGCTGCTCACATTGCAGAAGATTTGGCTGCTGCTCAAGCTCGAGAAAGTCAATTGGAGATCAAGACGCAAGCAGAGATAAAGAAGCTGAAAGAATTGGTGGCACATTTAAAGAATGCTCATGAGAAAGAG ATCATAGTGCTTAAAGAAAGCAGACCGCAACTATTAGCATCTGAGGAGAACTCCACTACCCATATATCCTATGAACAGGTGCTACAATTGAAGCAGCAGCTCGACAAAAGCCAGAAAACTACCCAACATCTTGAGTCAGAACTCCACACTCAAAGGGAGGTGATAAGTGCTGCGAAAGAAGCTCTTATAATTAAG GAATCTGAAGTAGCAAGGCTGCAAGTCAAAATTTCTGGATTTGAAAGGGCGCTGGGAAAGCAGCAGCTGCCTTCTCCCATGTTGCAATCTCAACGTGAACCTGAGAATAGAAAAGACTCCACGATGCAAGCTCGGAGCTTCTACCCTCTTGCCACAAATATGAACAGGTTGTTCAGCGTTGGTGAGAT AAACATCAGCGTACAGGATAAGAGGGATGCTTCCTGTCCAACGCAACCAGAGGGTGCCGCATTATTCTCCAGCTCCCCTAAAGCAGAAACTGAAGAGGATTTGGAATTCGGTAACCTGGCTAGCAATAGTGACTTGGAAAGTTTAAGTGGAATGTTCAATCATTTAAGTGCCATGGAGCGAAATAATATTGCGGAGGACGCCCCAGTTGACATGTCACCAAGATTGTCTAGTGAACAGATTAAATCAAGAGTAGAAGAATGTTCAGCAGGAAGGTGCAGAATGCCAAACGAG CAAGAATGA